One Pseudochaenichthys georgianus chromosome 7, fPseGeo1.2, whole genome shotgun sequence DNA segment encodes these proteins:
- the LOC117450070 gene encoding zinc finger BED domain-containing protein 4 yields the protein MYDDFVKRKDLKREGYSSGFLHSFTTNGGNTRFAHPISTRVGVGGGGVGGMATLEGGVGGGLTKFDRHDPRQVLISEAIAKMIVRDLQPVSIVENQGFRELLQLLEPRYTPEPQHYVQSQLLPAYAYQAQIATRQALASVHALSLSLDLWRCFTGATSGYLGVTCHFLTSDWQMHSALLACLPLTGRFSGNSVLSDFDEVCHSHGVSGRAFRVVADPFLVTTTVKPCFLPGFLLSPAPTTGQDVVDGEEEDSSNNEEEGIQNGHADGGEGKDSWEQGLGVGRVDCFSRSLEQCVREGLHSSPQITSTLAKAAGFYNYITSAVPPEKLSQVFDGPGLSMGGPGTPPHAARDWAAQLKVLRRLLDSMEFLEEVSGPEELVPGVSERVLLRELTDTLEPFTEAWDMVQGDRQADRMTDRHVSISLALPCVLGLRKHLSETSTPHCPSLLLGLSQSVERRLAPVLEDPLYITATTLDPQFKLTWSSNPDWHRQVLIEELSKHSTASSPIEPNTVLHPQSQTPPTPAPSPASSLSRPCKLFSFIKQRPTTQAKSLEQELAVYLREEPTDEEALHYWRRKAIDFPLLANVAKRALTIPACGTVVENIFTSAGRCLRPETGRVLPKNLETLIYLKANYRLLWT from the exons ATGTATGATGACTTTGTGAAAAGGAAGGATTTGAAGAGAGAGGGTTACTCCTCTGGTTTCCTGCACAGTTTCACCACAAATGGAGGAAATACCCGCTTCGCTCACCCCATCAGTACTCGAGTGGGAGTTGGAGGAGGAGGTGTTGGAGGAATGGCAACCCTTGAGGGAGGAGTAGGAGGAGGGTTGACCAAGTTTGATAGACATGACCCACGTCAG GTTCTGATCTCTGAGGCTATAGCTAAGATGATTGTGCGTGATCTGCAGCCAGTGTCTATAGTGGAAAATCAAGGCTTCAGAGAGCTGCTTCAGCTCCTTGAGCCACGCTACACCCCCGAGCCCCAGCACTACGTCCAGAGCCAGCTCCTCCCAGCCTACGCCTACCAGGCCCAGATAGCAACCCGCCAGGCCCTGGCCTCCGTGCACGCCCTTAGCCTCAGCCTGGATCTCTGGAGGTGCTTCACTGGAGCCACTTCAGG gtACCTTGGTGTcacctgccacttcctcacatctGATTGGCAGATGCATTCGGCTCTCCTGGCGTGCCTTCCTCTGACTGGAAGATTCTCTGGGAATAGTGTGCTTTCAGATTTTGATGAAGTATGTCACTCTCATGGCGTGTCAGGGAGGGCATTTCGTGTGGTTGCAGATCCTTTCCTGGTAACAACAACAGTAAAGCCATGTTTTCTTCCTGGTTTCCTgctttctcctgctccaactacGGGGCAAGACGtagttgatggagaagaggagGACAGTAGTAACAATGAGGAGGAAGGGATACAGAATGGCCATGCTGATGGAGGAGAGGGGAAGGACTCGTGGGAGCAGGGTCTGGGTGTTGGTCGAGTGGACTGTTTCTCCCGCTCACTTGaacagtgtgtgagagaggggtTACACTCCTCTCCACAGATCACCTCCACACTGGCAAAGGCTGCCGGTTTCTACAACTACATTACCTCCGCGGTCCCTCCTGAGAAGCTGAGCCAGGTGTTTGATGGTCCTGGGCTGAGCATGGGGGGGCCGGGAACTCCCCCTCATGCAGCAAGAGACTGGGCTGCTCAACTCAAG GTGCTTCGGCGGCTGCTGGACTCCATGGAGTTCCTGGAGGAGGTGAGCGGTCCAGAGGAGCTGGTGCCAGGGGTTTCAGAGAGAGTGCTGCTGAGGGAGCTCACTGACACGTTGGAGCCCTTCACTGAGGCCTGGGACATGGTGCAAGgggacaggcaggcagacagaatGACAGACAGACATGTGTCCATCAGTCTGGCCTTGCCGTGTGTTCTGGGCCTTCGTAAGCATCTCTCTGAGACGTCGACCCCACACTGCCCCTCTCTCCTGCTGGGCCTCAGCCAGTCTGTAGAGCGCCGGCTGGCCCCTGTCCTGGAGGACCCTCTCTACATCACTGCCACTACTCTGGACCCCCAGTTCAAGCTCACATGGAGCAGCAACCCCGACTGGCACAGACAAGTCCTCATAGAGGAGTTGTCCAAACATTCAACAGCCTCAAGCCCCATAGAACCCAACACAGTCCTACATCCTCAATCCCAGACCCCTCCTACCCCAGCTCCATCGCCGGCCTCCTCGCTTTCCCGGCCCTGTAAGCTGTTCTCTTTCATCAAGCAGAGACCCACAACGCAGGCCAAGAGCCTGGAGCAGGAGCTGGCCGTCTACCTACGAGAGGAACCCACAGATGAGGAGGCTTTGCATTACTGGCGGCGTAAAGCTATTGACTTTCCTCTGCTTGCCAACGTGGCCAAGAGGGCGTTAACCATACCTGCTTGTGGCACTGTAGTCGAAAATATTTTCACTTCTGCTGGGCGCTGTCTGCGGCCAGAGACGGGCCGCGTTTTACCAAAGAACCTGGAGACACTCATCTACCTCAAAGCGAACTACAGATTATTATGGACTTAA
- the LOC117450063 gene encoding Fc receptor-like protein 5: MTQPSSTASACATRWEMWLSKVLSVICFTAVCAALDPEDVTSSFIREVDTSIPIVTTTPYEPPVPTVERLSSWLDVFPSEKVELGCNVDGSSDWTFTWYRNAEKLQDIDPNVSASGSKLTITATTTTYSGSYSCKGHHKTRPDVTTETSAPVQLTVYPNPPKPTLTRSSTFNTMFPGESVTFTCKVDASSGWSYLWYHNNTEIQTSDPNFRVDINHSKSGQYHCKAKRGTSPFFTEVSEATTLQVSEPPVPTVERLSSWLDVFPSEKVELGCNVDGSSDWTFTWYRNAEKLQDIDPNVSASGSKLTITATTTTYSGSYSCKGHHKTRPDVTTETSAPVQLTVYPNPPKPTLTRSSTFNTMFPGESVTFTCKVDASSGWSYLWYHNNTEIQTSDPNFRVDINHSKSGQYHCKAKRGKSPFFTEVSEATTLQVSDPPKPFLKLLSPWMDVFENETVEFSCEVESDDWMITWYRNEKEVQSEEDPNVETMDSSLNITSVTQACQGRYSCKAELYLRKVISEFSNTADLRVYGNTPKPTASKGPTLNPMYVGETVNFTCKVIVSSGWEYQWYGNGVQTTTGETISIPLSLSNQGKYWCMAYRGDTTQTEFSDKIQQDVLEIPVPSLKLITPWLDVFPTESVKLSCEMNDNSDWIYKWSKDGNEVQADTFASFDSKGATLSISSASAAHTGHYTCKGQLGQRSVSSRFSSTLNLTVYDEKPTVLLQQDPEYNVMFPGESVSFSCHINVSTGWEYLFHQDRKPLNASGNKYPISSVDITHLGSYKCEAKRGSGQNYFTIVSEAIGLEVEENKPKPSMTQQPDVDKVYTGESVSFECTVEASSGWVYHWLKDGTPLPINNRTFCITDANLSNSGNYSCMATRDKTYNTQHSERRSLRVSEIPVPSLKRITPWLDVFPTEGVKLSCGMDGSSDWTYTWFRDGQLVKKDEVLSFGSDAATLSISSASASQRGQYSCSAQLKSRSVSSNSSSETTLKVYDTKPRVTLMQNPKHNVMHTGDAVTFSCHVNVSSGWEYLWHKDNRPLSEYNHTISSVVTTNTSYQCQVKRGTNTAFRSDRSQAVGLEVKERPKANIILLTGWSEVFSTDSLVLQCEMPKSQDLWNYTWFKEGRQINHLISEKHTVTPQNNTEQSLYTCQGIRSGRPSYSKLSESFTTKNLLLKRRVLLSISGLIFFGIIAILLGCIVLRVFRKPDDGDDKPEETELFLTMAQLKERDDAPCPMVQYITDAELNYSPKEGEENGTVCSETPLPITSHEDQAVTIESSGTTENNGGLVSFKQ; encoded by the exons CATAT GTTTCACTGCTGTTTGTGCAGCTCTGGATCCTGAGGATG TCACCTCCTCCTTTATCAGAGAAGTTGATACGAGCATTCCAATAGTGACCACAACTCCCTACG AGCCTCCTGTACCGACTGTGGAGCGTCTGTCTTCCTGGTTGGACGTGTTCCCTTCTGAGAAGGTGGAGCTTGGTTGTAATGTCGATGGCAGCTCTGACTGGACCTTCACCTGGTACagaaatgcagagaaactacaAGATATAGATCCAAATGTGTCTGCATCGGGATCAAAGCTCACGATCACTGCAACCACAACAACATATTCTGGAAGTTATTCCTGTAAAGGTCATCACAAAACAAGGCCAGATGTTACCACGGAAACTAGTGCACCAGTCCAACTCACAGTTTATC CAAACCCCCCCAAACCCACTTTGACCCGGAGTTCAACGTTTAACACGATGTTCCCCGGAGAGTCTGTCACCTTCACATGCAAGGTCGATGCGTCCTCTGGGTGGAGTTATCTTTGGTACCATAATAACACAGAAATCCAAACTTCTGATCCTAATTTTCGAGTTGACATAAATCATTCTAAAAGTGGACAGTACCACTGCAAAGCCAAAAGAGGCACAAGCCCATTCTTCACAGAAGTGAGTGAAGCAACAACTCTACAGGTCTCTG AGCCTCCTGTACCGACTGTGGAGCGTCTGTCTTCCTGGTTGGACGTGTTCCCTTCTGAGAAGGTGGAGCTTGGTTGTAATGTCGATGGCAGCTCTGACTGGACCTTCACCTGGTACagaaatgcagagaaactacaAGATATAGATCCAAATGTGTCTGCATCGGGATCAAAGCTCACGATCACTGCAACCACAACAACATATTCTGGAAGTTATTCCTGTAAAGGTCATCACAAAACAAGGCCAGATGTTACCACGGAAACTAGTGCACCAGTCCAACTCACAGTTTATC CAAACCCCCCCAAACCCACTTTGACCCGGAGTTCAACGTTTAACACGATGTTCCCCGGAGAGTCTGTCACCTTCACATGCAAGGTCGATGCGTCCTCTGGGTGGAGTTATCTTTGGTACCATAATAACACAGAAATCCAAACTTCTGATCCTAATTTTCGAGTTGACATAAATCATTCTAAAAGTGGACAGTACCACTGCAAAGCCAAAAGAGGCAAAAGCCCATTCTTCACAGAAGTGAGTGAAGCAACAACTCTACAGGTCTCTG ACCCACCCAAACCGTTTCTAAAGCTGCTGAGTCCCTGGATGGATGTTTTTGAAAATGAGACGGTGGAGTTTAGCTGTGAAGTGGAAAGCGATGACTGGATGATCACCTGGTACAGAAATGAAAAGGAGGTTCAGTCTGAGGAGGATCCAAATGTGGAAACAATGGACTCCTCTCTCAACATCACCTCGGTCACTCAAGCCTGTCAAGGACGCTACTCTTGCAAAGCTGAACTTTATCTCAGGAAAGTCATCTCTGAATTCAGCAACACGGCTGATCTGAGAGTTTATG GAAACACACCAAAACCAACCGCGAGCAAGGGTCCTACTCTTAACCCGATGTATGTTGGAGAAACAGTGAACTTCACCTGCAAAGTTATTGTGTCCTCTGGCTGGGAGTATCAATGGTACGGAAATGGAGTACAAACCACTACCGGGGAAACCATCAGCATCCCTCTCAGTCTTTCTAACCAGGGGAAGTACTGGTGCATGGCCTACAGAGGTGATACAACCCAAACAGAGTTCAGTGACAAAATACAACAAGATGTACTTG AAATCCCTGTTCCATCTTTGAAGCTAATCACACCGTGGCTGGATGTGTTCCCCACGGAGAGTGTGAAGTTGAGCTGTGAGATGAATGACAACTCTGACTGGATTTACAAGTGGTCCAAAGATGGAAATGAGGTTCAAGCTGACACGTTTGCATCTTTTGACTCGAAAGGAGCAACCCTTTCCATCAGCTCGGCTTCAGCTGCACACACGGGACATTATACCTGCAAGGGACAGCTGGGCCAAAGGTCTGTCAGCAGCCGCTTTAGTTCTACACTTAATCTCACAGTATATG ATGAGAAACCCACAGTCCTACTGCAGCAGGATCCAGAGTACAACGTGATGTTCCCCGGAGAGTCAGTCTCCTTTAGCTGTCACATTAATGTCTCCACTGGATGGGAGTACCTGTTTCACCAAGATAGGAAACCCCTTAATGCATCTGGAAACAAGTATCCAATCAGCTCTGTTGACATAACACATTTGGGATCCTATAAATGTGAAGCAAAGAGGGGCAGTGGCCAAAACTATTTCACCATCGTCAGTGAGGCTATTGGCCTTGAAGTTGAAG AGAACAAGCCTAAGCCATCGATGACTCAACAGCCAGATGTTGACAAGGTGTACACTGGAGAATCTGTGTCCTTCGAATGTACAGTTGAAGCCTCGTCTGGCTGGGTGTATCACTGGCTCAAAGATGGAACGCCACTCCCAATCAACAACCGTACTTTCTGCATCACTGATGCCAATTTGTCGAACAGTGGGAATTATAGTTGCATGGCCACAAGAGACAAGACGTATAATACACAGCACAGTGAAAGAAGGTCCTTACGCGTGTCTG AAATCCCTGTTCCATCTTTGAAGCGGATCACACCGTGGCTGGATGTGTTCCCCACTGAAGGTGTGAAGTTGAGCTGTGGGATGGACGGCTCCTCTGACTGGACATACACATGGTTCAGAGACGGACAGCTGGTCAAGAAAGATGAAGTTCTGTCTTTTGGCTCCGATGCAGCTACTCTCTCCATCAGTTCTGCTTCAGCCTCTCAGCGTGGACAGTACAGCTGCTCGGCACAACTCAAGAGCCGCTCGGTCAGCAGCAACTCCAGCTCTGAGACAACACTGAAGGTTTATG ATACAAAACCCAGAGTCACACTGATGCAGAATCCCAAACACAATGTGATGCATACCGGAGATGCAGTCACCTTTAGCTGTCACGTTAATGTGTCTTCTGGATGGGAGTACCTGTGGCACAAAGATAACCGTCCTCTCTCTGAATACAATCACACCATAAGCTCTGTTGTGACAACAAACACATCATATCAATGCCAAGTTAAAAGAGGAACAAATACAGCCTTCCGCTCAGACCGGAGCCAGGCTGTGGGACTCGAGGTTAAGG AGCGCCCAAAGGCTAATATAATCCTGTTAACTGGCTGGTCGGAAGTCTTCTCCACTGACAGCTTGGTGCTCCAATGTGAGATGCCAAAAAGCCAGGACCTATGGAACTACACATG GTTCAAAGAGGGACGTCAAATCAATCATCTGATCTCTGAGAAGCACACAGTCACACCCCAGAATAACACTGAGCAGAGCCTGTACACCTGCCAGGGAATTCGCAGTGGTAGACCATCTTATTCAAAATTAAGTGAATCTTTCACAACCAAGAACCTAC TTTTGAAGAGGAGGGTGCTTCTCTCCATCTCTGGCCTTATCTTCTTTGGCATCATCGCTATCCTCCTTGGATGCATTGTCCTCAGAGTCTTCCGGAAACCAG ATGATGGTGACGATAAGCCAGAAGAAACAGAGCTGTTTCTCACCATGGCTCAGCTTAAGGAGCGTGATG ATGCACCCTGTCCAATGGTTCAATACATCACTGATGCGGAACTGAATTATTCACCTAAGG AAGGGGAAGAGAATGGAACAGTATGCAGTGAGACACCATTACCAATAACCTCACACGAGGATCAAG CCGTGACGATTGAGAGCAGCGGTACAACAGAAAACAATGGCGGGCTGGTTTCCTTTAAACAATAA
- the apobec2b gene encoding C->U-editing enzyme APOBEC-2b: MADSNSRVTVKRKEKKVENKAKDEKDKEKEKGKGKEKVVKKPDKPVKTVKTVKKAETTPEQPKAEEEKTNGASEGATGAEPEANVSEGNGEYQPIELPPFEIVTGEQMSPFYFKFQFRNVEYSSGRNKTLLCFRVDTPGGSTEPLRGYMEDEHATAHAEEAFFQQVLPDPSQEYDVTWYVSSSPCVACTAKLAIVLQQRKKVHLSMFISRLFEWEEPEIVEGLRALASTGCKLRMMKPSDFVHLWETYVEKEEEIFEPWEDCQENHEYYVEKLSDILK, from the exons ATGGCGGACAGTAACAGCCGGGTCACTGTTAAGAGGAAAGAGAAGAAGGTAGAAAACAAAGCCAAGGATGAGAAGGACAAAGAAAAGGAGAAGGGGAAGGGCAAGGAGAAAGTGGTGAAAAAGCCGGACAAACCTGTGAAAACTGTGAAAACTGTGAAGAAGGCAGAGACGACTCCTGAGCAGCCCAAGGCGGAGGAAGAGAAGACGAATGGGGCAAGTGAAGGTGCGACGGGAGCTGAGCCTGAGGCAAACGTCAGTGAAGGAAATGGAGAGTATCAGCCCATAGAACTGCCACCATTTGAGATTGTCACAGG GGAACAGATGAGCCCCTTCTACTTCAAGTTTCAGTTCAGGAACGTTGAATACTCCTCTGGGAGGAACAAGACCCTGCTGTGTTTCAGAGTGGACAcaccaggaggcagcacagAGCCTCTGAGAGGTTATATGGAGGATGAACATGCCACAGCTCATGCTGAAGAGGCCTTCTTTCAACAG GTGCTCCCTGACCCTTCCCAAGAGTATGATGTCACATGGTATGTATCATCCAGTCCTTGTGTGGCTTGTACAGCTAAATTGGCCATCGTACTCCAGCAACGTAAGAAAGTCCATCTCAGCATGTTCATCTCCCGTCTCTTTGAGTGGGAAGAGCCGGAGATAGTGGAAGGGCTCCGAGCTCTGGCTAGTACCGGCTGCAAACTGAGGATGATGAAGCCGTCTGACTTTGTACATCTCTGGGAAACGTATGTGGAGAAGGAGGAAGAGATCTTTGAACCCTGGGAGGACTGTCAGGAGAACCATGAATATTATGTGGAGAAACTGTCCGATATCCTCAAGTAG